From Micromonospora sp. NBC_01699, a single genomic window includes:
- the yicI gene encoding alpha-xylosidase → MKFSNGYWRMRDGVQPLYPMQVRDVTVEPDALTVYAPTKKILNRGDTLNQPLITVRCTSPAPDVIAVRVGHLLGGRPVRPEFHLATDPSTEVRTHDGADLATITSGALTARFHRGDDWRLDFVAAGHVLTSSGYKSMAAIDTPDGSYVREQLLLGVGETVYGLGERFGPLVKNGQTVDIWQEDGGTSSEHAYKNVPFYLTTGGYGIFVNHPGRVSFEVAAEVVSKVSFSVAGQSMEYLVIYGPTPRDILRRYTALTGRPALPPAWSFGLWLSTSFTTSYDEETVNGFVSAMADRDLPLSVFHFDCFWMREFHWSDFEWDPRVFPDPVGMLKRLRERNLRICVWLNPYIAQRSALFAEGMEHGYLVKTADGDVWQWDQWQAGMALVDFTNPDARRWYADKLRVLLDMGVDAFKTDFGERIPTDVVWHDGSDPERMHNYYTQLYNRVVFDLLRDHRGEGEAVLFARSATAGGQQFPVHWGGDSESTFESMAETLRGGLSLAMSGFGYWSHDIGGFEGKPDPALFKRWVPFGLLSTHSRLHGSQSYRVPWEFDEEAVDVLRIFTRLKARLMPYLFGQAVVAHREGMPVLRPMVAEFPEDPAVAYLDRQYLLGDSLLIAPVFSPDGTVDYYVPAGTWTDLITGAEIVGPRWVRESVGFDRVPVLVRPGTVLPLGAVRDRPDYPYADGVTLAVYQLPDGAEVSVSIPAPDGTEAARFTVTRTASTLTATRLSGTPLPWHITPTPTPTPTPHPIPATRSTWTGPC, encoded by the coding sequence ATGAAGTTCAGCAACGGCTACTGGCGGATGCGCGACGGCGTACAACCGCTCTACCCCATGCAGGTGCGCGACGTCACGGTGGAACCCGACGCGCTCACCGTGTACGCCCCGACAAAGAAGATCCTGAACCGGGGCGACACGCTCAACCAGCCGCTGATCACCGTACGGTGCACCTCGCCGGCGCCCGACGTCATCGCGGTGAGGGTCGGGCATCTGCTCGGCGGACGTCCCGTGCGCCCCGAGTTCCACCTCGCCACCGACCCGTCGACCGAGGTACGGACGCACGACGGTGCCGACCTCGCCACCATCACCTCCGGTGCGCTGACCGCCCGCTTCCACCGGGGCGACGACTGGCGCCTCGACTTCGTCGCTGCCGGTCACGTGCTCACCAGCAGTGGTTACAAGAGCATGGCCGCGATCGACACCCCCGACGGCTCGTACGTCCGCGAACAGCTCCTGCTCGGCGTCGGTGAAACGGTGTACGGCCTCGGCGAGCGCTTCGGTCCACTGGTGAAGAACGGCCAGACGGTCGACATCTGGCAGGAGGACGGCGGCACCAGCAGCGAGCACGCGTACAAGAACGTGCCGTTCTACCTGACCACCGGCGGCTACGGCATCTTCGTCAACCACCCCGGCCGGGTCTCGTTCGAGGTGGCCGCCGAGGTCGTCTCGAAGGTGTCGTTCAGTGTCGCCGGCCAGTCGATGGAGTACCTGGTCATCTACGGTCCCACCCCGCGCGACATCCTGCGCAGGTACACCGCGCTCACCGGCCGCCCGGCCCTGCCGCCGGCGTGGTCCTTCGGCCTCTGGCTGAGCACCTCCTTCACCACCTCGTACGACGAGGAGACGGTGAACGGGTTCGTCAGCGCAATGGCCGACCGGGACCTGCCGCTGTCGGTCTTCCACTTCGACTGCTTCTGGATGCGCGAGTTCCACTGGTCCGACTTCGAGTGGGATCCGCGGGTCTTCCCGGATCCGGTCGGCATGCTGAAGCGGCTGCGTGAACGCAACCTGCGGATCTGCGTCTGGCTGAATCCGTACATCGCCCAGCGTTCGGCGCTGTTCGCCGAGGGAATGGAACACGGCTATCTGGTAAAGACCGCCGACGGGGACGTGTGGCAGTGGGACCAGTGGCAGGCCGGCATGGCCCTGGTCGACTTCACCAACCCCGACGCCCGCCGCTGGTACGCCGACAAGCTGCGTGTCCTGCTGGACATGGGGGTGGACGCGTTCAAGACCGACTTCGGCGAGCGGATCCCGACCGACGTGGTCTGGCACGACGGCTCCGACCCGGAGCGGATGCACAACTACTACACCCAGCTCTACAACCGGGTGGTCTTCGACCTGCTGCGCGATCACCGGGGCGAGGGGGAGGCGGTCCTGTTCGCCCGTTCGGCCACCGCCGGTGGGCAGCAGTTCCCGGTGCACTGGGGCGGCGACAGCGAGTCCACGTTCGAATCCATGGCGGAGACGCTGCGCGGCGGGTTGTCGCTGGCCATGTCCGGTTTCGGTTACTGGAGCCATGACATCGGCGGCTTCGAGGGAAAGCCCGATCCGGCCCTGTTCAAGCGCTGGGTGCCGTTCGGACTGCTCTCCACGCACAGTCGGCTGCACGGCAGCCAGAGCTACCGGGTGCCGTGGGAGTTCGACGAGGAGGCGGTTGACGTACTGCGGATCTTCACCCGGCTCAAGGCGCGGCTGATGCCGTACCTGTTCGGGCAGGCCGTGGTGGCGCACCGGGAGGGGATGCCGGTGCTGCGGCCGATGGTGGCGGAGTTCCCGGAGGATCCGGCGGTCGCGTACCTGGACCGGCAGTACCTGCTCGGCGACAGTCTGCTGATCGCCCCGGTGTTCTCACCGGACGGCACGGTGGACTATTACGTGCCGGCCGGCACCTGGACCGATCTGATCACCGGGGCGGAGATCGTCGGTCCGCGCTGGGTCCGGGAGTCGGTCGGCTTCGACCGCGTGCCGGTCCTGGTCCGCCCGGGTACGGTACTGCCGCTCGGCGCCGTGCGGGATCGCCCCGACTACCCGTACGCCGATGGTGTGACCCTGGCCGTCTACCAGCTCCCCGACGGCGCGGAGGTGAGCGTGAGCATCCCCGCCCCCGACGGCACCGAAGCCGCCCGCTTCACCGTCACCCGCACAGCCTCCACCCTCACCGCCACCCGCCTCTCCGGCACCCCCCTCCCATGGCACATAACCCCCACCCCCACCCCCACCCCCACCCCCCACCCCATCCCCGCCACCCGGTCCACCTGGACCGGCCCGTGTTGA
- a CDS encoding YqeB family protein gives MPPAEPEPSPEPTPAPAPDPAPAPPPAVSPDERVVAEPGWVRLLIWVLFPLLGAGAIGGLYALTDWMLKVPWAPVKLAAKFVDDLPDPAATIGALAIGAVAGLTIAFIAVYEQLAVTVAADRVILARRDGTVRRLDGPAVAVVFLDGKHLVLLDAYGAELAREKSDLHADHLREAFEAHNYNWLPEDPHQSTYRLWVAPTPDLPDNINVLLTARQKALKDGKSTYAARIRTELTTLNVILRDDKTHQHWRRPTPPPPTHPTHAR, from the coding sequence ATGCCCCCGGCCGAGCCCGAGCCGTCGCCCGAGCCCACACCCGCACCCGCGCCTGATCCCGCGCCCGCGCCGCCACCCGCAGTGTCACCGGACGAGCGGGTGGTGGCCGAGCCCGGCTGGGTGCGGCTGCTGATCTGGGTCCTCTTCCCGCTGCTGGGCGCGGGCGCGATCGGCGGGCTGTACGCGCTCACCGACTGGATGTTGAAGGTGCCGTGGGCGCCGGTGAAGCTCGCGGCCAAGTTCGTCGACGACCTGCCCGACCCGGCGGCCACCATCGGCGCCCTCGCGATCGGCGCGGTCGCCGGGCTGACGATCGCGTTCATCGCGGTGTACGAGCAGCTCGCGGTGACCGTCGCCGCCGACCGGGTCATCCTCGCCCGACGTGACGGCACGGTACGTCGACTCGACGGGCCGGCGGTGGCCGTGGTCTTCCTCGACGGCAAGCACCTGGTGCTGCTCGACGCGTACGGCGCCGAACTGGCCCGGGAAAAGTCGGACCTGCACGCCGACCACCTACGCGAGGCATTCGAAGCACACAACTACAACTGGCTACCCGAGGACCCGCACCAATCCACCTACCGCCTCTGGGTAGCCCCAACCCCCGACCTCCCCGACAACATCAACGTCCTACTAACCGCCCGCCAAAAAGCCCTGAAAGACGGCAAGTCCACCTACGCCGCCCGAATCCGCACAGAACTCACCACCCTAAACGTCATCCTCCGCGACGACAAAACCCACCAACACTGGCGCCGCCCCACCCCCCCACCCCCCACCCACCCCACCCACGCGCGTTGA
- a CDS encoding ABC transporter permease produces MTTTTISPTTSPAGPAAHPTLRRPGLARLTGVELRKLTDTRAGYWLLIVIALAAAAIVTVQLFVMPDADQTFENFFVPSLLPVGILLPVLGILLVTGEWSQRTAMTTFALVPQRSRVLVAKLLAAAIAALASVLASLAVAAIGTALAGALGGAGTWSVEPQIFGYAAVFQVINVVMGVAFGMLFLNTPLAIVLYLVLPTVWSILSEMISGLRRAAEWLDLSVTTMPLTTSDVTAGQWGRIAVSVALWVLLPLVAGLVRIVRREVS; encoded by the coding sequence ATGACCACGACGACCATCAGCCCGACCACCTCGCCGGCCGGTCCGGCGGCCCATCCCACGCTGCGCCGCCCCGGCCTGGCCCGGCTCACCGGTGTCGAGTTGCGCAAGCTCACCGACACCCGCGCCGGCTACTGGCTGCTGATCGTGATCGCGCTGGCCGCGGCGGCGATCGTCACCGTCCAGCTCTTCGTCATGCCGGACGCGGACCAGACCTTCGAGAACTTCTTCGTCCCGTCGCTGCTGCCGGTCGGCATCCTGCTGCCGGTGCTCGGCATCCTGCTGGTGACCGGCGAGTGGTCGCAGCGCACCGCGATGACCACCTTCGCGCTGGTGCCGCAGCGATCGCGGGTGCTGGTGGCGAAGCTGCTCGCGGCGGCCATCGCCGCGCTCGCCTCGGTGCTGGCCAGCCTGGCGGTGGCCGCGATCGGCACCGCACTGGCCGGGGCGCTCGGCGGGGCCGGCACCTGGTCGGTCGAACCCCAGATCTTCGGGTACGCGGCCGTGTTCCAGGTGATCAACGTGGTGATGGGCGTGGCGTTCGGCATGCTGTTCCTGAACACGCCGCTGGCGATCGTGCTCTACCTGGTGCTGCCGACCGTCTGGTCGATCCTGAGCGAAATGATCAGCGGGCTGCGCCGGGCGGCCGAGTGGCTCGACCTCAGCGTCACCACCATGCCGCTGACCACGTCCGACGTGACCGCCGGACAGTGGGGCCGGATCGCTGTCTCGGTGGCGCTCTGGGTGCTGTTGCCGCTGGTAGCCGGCCTGGTACGGATCGTCCGCCGCGAGGTGTCGTAG
- a CDS encoding ABC transporter ATP-binding protein — MIAVNHLSKRYGAHPAVDDVTFHCEPGTVTGFLGPNGAGKSTTMRMICGLTPPSAGTATINGVRYRDLPNPGREIGILLDASAQHAGRTGREALALAAMTMGVDRRRVGETLERVGLNAVAAKRRVGKYSLGMRQRLGLAQALLGEPRVLILDEPANGLDPEGIFWMRGLLRDFADRGGTVLLSSHLLREVEAVADRLVVIGGGRVVAQGSKDELLAGTGTLVRAVDPQTLRTALQRAGLSATTGTDGGLLVQAEPVAVGRVAADVGAVLIELRSAESNGLEQIFLTLTAGDSVREAVK; from the coding sequence ATGATTGCGGTCAACCATCTGAGCAAACGGTACGGGGCACACCCGGCCGTCGACGACGTGACGTTCCACTGCGAACCGGGCACCGTCACCGGGTTCCTCGGCCCGAACGGTGCCGGCAAGTCCACCACCATGCGGATGATCTGCGGGCTGACCCCGCCCTCGGCCGGCACCGCCACCATCAACGGGGTCCGTTACCGGGACCTGCCGAACCCGGGGCGGGAGATCGGCATCCTGCTGGACGCCTCCGCCCAGCACGCCGGGCGTACCGGCCGGGAGGCACTGGCCCTGGCCGCGATGACCATGGGCGTCGACCGGCGGCGGGTCGGCGAGACCCTGGAGCGGGTCGGGCTGAACGCGGTGGCGGCGAAGCGCCGGGTCGGGAAGTACTCGCTCGGCATGCGGCAGCGGCTCGGCCTGGCGCAGGCGCTGCTGGGCGAGCCACGGGTGCTGATCCTGGACGAGCCGGCCAACGGGCTGGACCCGGAGGGCATCTTCTGGATGCGCGGCCTGCTGCGCGACTTCGCCGACCGCGGCGGGACGGTGCTGCTCTCCTCGCACCTGCTGCGGGAGGTGGAGGCGGTGGCGGACCGGCTGGTGGTGATCGGGGGTGGCCGGGTCGTCGCCCAGGGCAGCAAGGACGAGTTGCTCGCCGGGACCGGCACCCTGGTCCGGGCGGTCGACCCGCAGACGCTGCGTACGGCGCTGCAACGGGCCGGACTGAGCGCCACCACCGGCACCGACGGTGGACTGCTGGTCCAGGCCGAGCCGGTGGCGGTGGGACGGGTCGCGGCCGACGTCGGCGCCGTACTGATCGAACTGCGGTCGGCCGAGAGCAACGGCCTGGAACAGATCTTCCTCACCCTGACCGCCGGCGACTCCGTACGGGAGGCAGTCAAATGA
- a CDS encoding sensor histidine kinase, which produces MTGTVASENAWLLPSALTAEPGRAGRQPRRTTRDWIVDSLCFLIAFGFVILVSWDLHQRDQPSPLGTIPEWVLTLDGWISVALCGVLWVRRRWPVQLALAALPLSLISTPSGMVVLILLFTVVLHRPLRVAGPVIGLHLLAALVFCWLRPDPSMSMLVAMVLTVAIMISIVLWAMVVRARRQLVVSLRDRAHRAEAEQQLRIAQARHLERTRIAREMHDVLAHRISLLSLHAGALEFRPDAAPGEVARAAGVIRDNAHLALQDLREVIGVLREEGAGEGPERPQPTLADLAVLAEESRRAGMRVSVRERVDHAEAVPTGVGRSAYRIVQEGLTNARKHAVGAAVTVTVAGGPGTGLSVEVSNRWPVGQPPAQRIPGTGTGLVGLAERTSLAGGRLEHGRTDTGDFRLAAWLPWSA; this is translated from the coding sequence GTGACCGGTACCGTGGCTTCGGAGAACGCCTGGCTGCTGCCGTCCGCCCTGACCGCCGAGCCGGGCCGGGCCGGACGCCAGCCGCGCCGGACCACCCGCGACTGGATAGTCGACTCGCTCTGCTTCCTGATCGCGTTCGGCTTCGTGATCCTGGTCTCCTGGGATCTGCACCAGCGGGACCAGCCGAGTCCGCTGGGCACCATCCCGGAGTGGGTGCTCACCCTCGACGGCTGGATCAGCGTCGCGCTCTGCGGCGTGCTCTGGGTACGCCGCCGCTGGCCGGTCCAACTCGCGCTGGCCGCACTGCCACTGAGCCTGATCTCCACCCCGTCCGGCATGGTGGTGCTGATCCTGCTCTTCACGGTGGTGCTGCACCGGCCGCTCCGGGTCGCCGGTCCGGTGATCGGCCTGCACCTCCTCGCCGCGCTCGTCTTCTGCTGGCTGCGCCCCGACCCGTCCATGAGCATGCTGGTGGCGATGGTCCTGACCGTCGCGATCATGATCTCGATCGTGCTCTGGGCGATGGTCGTACGGGCCCGGCGGCAGCTCGTCGTGTCGCTGCGGGACCGGGCGCACCGGGCCGAGGCGGAGCAGCAGTTGCGCATCGCCCAGGCCCGGCACCTGGAACGGACCCGGATCGCCCGGGAGATGCACGATGTGCTCGCCCACCGGATCTCGCTGCTCAGCCTGCACGCCGGGGCGCTGGAGTTCCGCCCCGACGCGGCCCCGGGCGAGGTGGCCCGCGCCGCCGGGGTGATCCGGGACAACGCCCACCTGGCCCTACAGGACCTGCGCGAGGTGATCGGGGTGCTGCGCGAGGAGGGCGCCGGCGAGGGGCCCGAGCGGCCCCAGCCGACCCTGGCGGACCTGGCCGTGCTGGCCGAGGAGTCCCGCCGGGCCGGGATGCGGGTCAGCGTCCGGGAACGGGTCGACCACGCGGAGGCGGTGCCGACCGGGGTCGGGCGCAGCGCGTACCGAATTGTGCAGGAGGGGCTGACCAACGCCCGCAAGCACGCCGTCGGCGCGGCGGTGACGGTCACCGTGGCCGGCGGCCCCGGCACCGGGCTCAGCGTCGAGGTTTCCAACCGGTGGCCGGTCGGGCAACCGCCCGCGCAGCGGATCCCCGGTACCGGCACCGGGCTGGTCGGGCTCGCCGAGCGGACCAGCCTGGCCGGCGGGCGGCTGGAGCACGGCCGGACCGACACCGGCGACTTCCGCCTGGCGGCCTGGCTACCGTGGTCGGCGTGA
- a CDS encoding response regulator transcription factor, giving the protein MNDAPAGATGESGAGGGGPIRVLLVDDDALVRAGLSMILGGADDLRVVGEVADGAEVAAAVAAYAPDVVLMDIRMPRVDGLAATEALRQAPAPPEVLVLTTFDADEHVLRALRAGASGFLLKDTPPAEIVRAVRRVAAGEATLSPAVTRRLIAYATGPGPVAEGARTAGGGRSGADGRRDRALRQLAGLSEREREVALALGRGCSNAEISAELYMSVATVKAYVSRLLAKLDLNNRVQVALLVHDAELV; this is encoded by the coding sequence GTGAACGATGCTCCGGCCGGGGCGACCGGAGAGAGCGGTGCGGGTGGGGGCGGGCCGATCCGGGTGCTGCTGGTCGACGACGACGCGCTGGTCCGGGCCGGGTTGTCGATGATCCTCGGCGGGGCCGACGACCTGCGGGTGGTCGGTGAGGTGGCCGACGGTGCTGAGGTCGCCGCCGCGGTGGCCGCGTACGCGCCGGACGTGGTGCTGATGGACATCCGGATGCCCCGGGTCGACGGGCTGGCCGCGACCGAGGCGCTGCGGCAGGCACCGGCGCCGCCCGAGGTGCTGGTGCTGACCACCTTCGACGCCGACGAGCACGTGCTCCGGGCGTTGCGCGCCGGTGCCAGCGGCTTCCTGCTCAAGGACACTCCGCCGGCCGAGATCGTCCGGGCGGTACGCCGGGTGGCGGCCGGCGAGGCCACCCTGTCGCCGGCCGTCACCCGCCGGCTGATCGCGTACGCGACCGGACCCGGCCCGGTCGCCGAGGGTGCCCGTACCGCCGGTGGTGGGCGGTCCGGGGCGGACGGTCGGCGGGACCGGGCGCTGCGGCAGCTCGCCGGACTCAGCGAGCGGGAACGCGAGGTGGCGCTGGCGCTCGGCCGGGGCTGCTCGAACGCGGAGATCTCGGCCGAGCTCTACATGAGCGTGGCCACCGTCAAGGCGTACGTGTCCCGGTTGCTGGCGAAGCTCGATCTGAACAACCGGGTGCAGGTGGCTCTGTTGGTGCACGACGCGGAACTGGTCTGA
- a CDS encoding phosphotransferase: protein MPDSRLDQPQLATLLARYDIAAPDVVPSPDGTTNSSYLIRGRTASYVLTVLEDHDETSARRLTALLDHLIRHGVPTSRPLRGRDGAELTTFRGRPVLVKQYLRGDCRAPLPRHACAAAGALLGRVHTVPVPNWLPRRVRRLPTGWLAQVDTFADRRFADWLRERWVDAAGVETLAGPYGLVHGEYVARNLVIGEDGRLAVLDWETASHDLLLLDLGMALVRLCAIDGRFDADRAAAVLGGYRRTRELTDGEYAHLRPAAHYAGLCVAFHRYLRYQRTRPDPDAVHRYRALPTFLASLDQQWDRLLVNSAARSR from the coding sequence ATGCCGGACAGCAGGCTCGACCAACCCCAGTTGGCCACCCTCCTCGCCCGGTACGACATAGCCGCACCCGACGTCGTACCGTCGCCCGACGGGACAACGAACAGCAGCTACCTGATCCGGGGCCGGACCGCCTCGTACGTGCTGACGGTGCTGGAGGACCACGACGAGACCTCCGCCCGCCGGCTCACCGCCCTGCTCGACCACCTGATCCGGCACGGGGTGCCGACCAGCCGCCCGCTGCGCGGCCGCGACGGAGCCGAACTGACCACCTTCCGGGGCCGGCCCGTGCTGGTCAAGCAGTACCTGCGCGGCGACTGCCGGGCACCGCTGCCCCGGCACGCCTGCGCCGCCGCCGGGGCGCTGCTCGGCCGGGTGCACACCGTGCCGGTACCGAACTGGCTACCCCGCCGGGTACGCCGACTGCCCACCGGCTGGCTGGCCCAGGTGGACACGTTCGCCGACCGTCGGTTCGCCGACTGGCTGCGCGAACGGTGGGTCGACGCCGCCGGGGTGGAGACCCTGGCCGGCCCGTACGGGCTGGTGCACGGCGAGTACGTGGCCCGGAACCTGGTGATCGGCGAGGACGGGCGGCTGGCCGTACTGGACTGGGAGACGGCAAGCCACGACCTGCTGCTGCTCGACCTCGGTATGGCGCTGGTCCGGCTCTGCGCCATCGACGGCCGGTTCGACGCCGACCGCGCGGCGGCCGTACTCGGCGGCTACCGGCGGACCAGGGAACTGACCGACGGCGAGTACGCCCACCTCCGCCCCGCCGCCCACTACGCCGGGCTCTGCGTCGCCTTCCACCGCTACCTGCGCTACCAGCGAACCCGTCCCGACCCGGACGCCGTACACCGCTACCGGGCCCTGCCCACCTTCCTGGCCAGCCTCGACCAGCAGTGGGACCGGCTACTGGTCAACTCCGCCGCCCGGAGCCGCTGA
- a CDS encoding SRPBCC family protein, whose protein sequence is MTVRSGAQVGAVYELLRAGVTWPTWSGLGSFELERAVPVATGDSGAGADEGVGAIRVFRTGPMTSREQIVDLVPDRRLSYILLSGLPLRDYRADVDLTPTPEGTIIRWRSTFHAKLPGTGWFYRWFLGRFIRQTAEGLAAYAERDATTAP, encoded by the coding sequence GTGACGGTTCGGTCGGGGGCGCAGGTGGGGGCGGTGTACGAGTTGTTGCGGGCGGGCGTTACCTGGCCGACCTGGTCGGGGCTGGGTTCGTTCGAGTTGGAGCGGGCCGTACCCGTAGCCACTGGGGACAGCGGGGCGGGGGCGGACGAGGGGGTGGGGGCGATCCGGGTGTTCCGTACCGGGCCGATGACCAGCCGGGAACAGATCGTGGATCTGGTGCCGGACCGGCGACTCAGTTACATATTGCTGTCCGGGTTGCCGTTGCGCGACTACCGGGCCGACGTCGACCTGACCCCGACGCCCGAGGGCACCATCATCCGCTGGCGCTCGACCTTCCACGCAAAGCTGCCCGGCACCGGCTGGTTCTACCGCTGGTTCCTCGGTCGGTTCATCCGGCAGACCGCCGAGGGCCTGGCCGCGTACGCCGAGCGCGACGCCACCACAGCGCCCTGA
- the aceB gene encoding malate synthase A: MSLPDGVEINGPLHDRYDEILTPEALGLLAELHRTFEPRRRDLLARRATREAALARGELFDFLPDTAHIREGDWRVAEPAPGLVDRRVEITGPTDAKMTINALNSGARVWLADLEDANTPAWENVIGGQLNLRDAIDRTLELTAPTGKRYTLHDGDLATIVVRPRGWHLTEKHLLVDGERLAGALVDFGLYFFHCARRQLDRGAGPYFYLPKLESHHEARLWNDVFVLAQQRLGIPHGTIRATVLIETFPAAFEMEEILHELRDHCAGLNAGRWDYMFSVVKKFRSRGADFLLPDRNTVTMTAPFIRAYTELLVRTCHKRGAHAIGGMAAFIPSRRDPQVNETALAKVREDKTREAGDGFDGSWVAHPDLVQLCREIFDAQLGDRPHQVDRVRADVTVTAAQLLDVRHTPGSRTEAGLRNNISVGIQYLASWLAGTGAVAINNLMEDAATAEISRSQVWQWLHTGVTLDAGSDTAGPGPLVTRELVERIADEEIAKLGGDPGDYDAARSLFLDVAVSDEFVDFLTVPAYERMP; this comes from the coding sequence ATGAGTCTGCCCGACGGCGTCGAGATCAACGGCCCGCTGCACGACCGCTACGACGAGATCCTCACCCCGGAGGCGCTCGGCCTCCTGGCCGAACTGCACCGCACCTTCGAGCCCCGGCGCCGGGACCTGCTGGCCCGCCGGGCCACGCGGGAGGCGGCGCTGGCGCGGGGCGAGCTGTTCGACTTCCTGCCCGACACGGCGCACATCCGCGAGGGCGACTGGCGGGTCGCCGAGCCCGCACCCGGACTGGTCGACCGCCGGGTCGAGATCACCGGGCCGACCGACGCGAAGATGACCATCAACGCGCTGAACTCCGGGGCGAGGGTCTGGCTCGCCGACCTGGAGGACGCGAACACGCCGGCCTGGGAAAACGTCATCGGCGGTCAACTCAACCTGCGGGACGCGATCGACCGTACGCTCGAACTCACCGCACCCACCGGCAAGCGTTACACGCTGCACGACGGCGACCTGGCCACCATCGTCGTACGGCCACGCGGCTGGCACCTGACCGAGAAGCACCTGCTGGTCGACGGCGAACGGCTGGCCGGGGCACTGGTCGACTTCGGTCTCTACTTCTTCCACTGTGCCCGCCGGCAACTCGACCGCGGCGCCGGGCCGTACTTCTACCTGCCCAAACTGGAGAGTCACCACGAGGCGCGGCTGTGGAACGACGTCTTCGTCCTCGCCCAGCAGCGGCTCGGCATCCCGCACGGCACGATCCGGGCGACCGTCCTGATCGAGACCTTCCCGGCCGCGTTCGAGATGGAGGAGATCCTGCACGAGTTGCGCGATCACTGCGCCGGGCTCAACGCCGGCCGCTGGGACTACATGTTCAGCGTGGTCAAGAAGTTCCGGAGCCGGGGCGCGGACTTCCTGCTGCCCGACCGGAACACGGTGACGATGACCGCGCCGTTCATCCGGGCGTACACCGAACTGCTCGTCCGGACCTGCCACAAGCGCGGCGCCCACGCCATCGGCGGCATGGCCGCGTTCATCCCGAGCCGGCGCGACCCGCAGGTCAACGAAACCGCGCTGGCCAAGGTACGCGAGGACAAGACCCGCGAGGCGGGCGACGGCTTCGACGGCTCGTGGGTGGCACACCCGGATCTGGTGCAACTCTGCCGGGAAATCTTCGACGCCCAACTCGGCGACCGGCCGCACCAGGTGGACCGGGTCCGCGCCGACGTCACCGTCACCGCCGCGCAACTGCTGGACGTACGGCACACGCCCGGCTCGCGTACGGAGGCGGGGCTGCGCAACAACATCAGCGTCGGCATCCAGTACCTGGCGAGTTGGCTGGCCGGCACCGGTGCGGTGGCGATCAACAACCTGATGGAGGACGCCGCCACCGCCGAGATCTCCCGTTCGCAGGTGTGGCAGTGGCTGCACACCGGAGTGACCCTGGACGCCGGCAGCGACACCGCCGGCCCCGGCCCGTTGGTCACCCGGGAACTGGTCGAACGGATCGCCGACGAGGAGATCGCGAAACTGGGCGGCGATCCCGGCGACTACGACGCGGCCCGTTCACTCTTCCTCGACGTGGCCGTCTCGGACGAGTTCGTCGACTTCCTCACCGTGCCGGCGTACGAGCGGATGCCCTGA
- a CDS encoding MIP/aquaporin family protein produces the protein MDNTKRYGAEFLGTLLLVFFGVGSVIAARVEGGVVVVALTFGFILLVLTYMLLPLSGCHVNPAVTLGALLTGRITLAGAIGYWISQLVGSVIGALLLWILVKGGDVVDQSGALGTNGYGANINLGGTFLLEIVLTFLLVLVILTVTSRYEQRAIAAIAIGLAIAACHLVGVALDGTSVNPARSFGPALFEGGAALSQLWVFIVAPLIGGILAALALPLTLGPDWRSPAQAPSPGPGGPVPAPE, from the coding sequence ATGGACAACACCAAACGCTACGGCGCGGAGTTTCTCGGCACCCTGCTGCTGGTCTTCTTCGGCGTCGGCAGCGTCATCGCCGCCCGGGTCGAGGGCGGCGTGGTCGTGGTGGCCCTGACCTTCGGCTTCATCCTGCTCGTGCTGACCTACATGCTCCTGCCGCTCTCCGGCTGCCACGTCAACCCGGCCGTGACGCTCGGCGCCCTGCTCACCGGCCGGATCACCCTGGCCGGGGCGATCGGCTACTGGATCTCCCAACTGGTCGGCTCGGTGATCGGCGCACTCCTGCTCTGGATCCTGGTCAAGGGCGGCGACGTGGTCGACCAGAGCGGCGCGCTGGGCACCAACGGGTACGGCGCCAACATCAACCTCGGCGGTACGTTCCTGCTGGAGATCGTGCTCACCTTCCTGCTGGTCCTGGTCATCCTCACGGTGACCAGCAGGTACGAGCAGCGCGCGATCGCCGCGATCGCCATCGGCCTCGCCATCGCCGCCTGTCACCTGGTCGGCGTGGCGCTGGACGGTACCTCGGTCAACCCGGCGCGGTCGTTCGGCCCGGCCCTGTTCGAGGGCGGCGCGGCCCTGTCCCAACTCTGGGTCTTCATCGTGGCGCCGCTCATCGGCGGCATCCTCGCCGCGCTGGCCCTGCCACTCACCCTGGGGCCCGACTGGCGCAGCCCGGCCCAGGCGCCCAGCCCCGGCCCCGGCGGCCCCGTCCCCGCACCCGAATAA